The Desulfocurvibacter africanus subsp. africanus DSM 2603 genome includes the window TATTTGGAGCATATGACCCAAGCATTTCCGGATCACGAGGCAGTTGCGCCGGCTTTCCGCCGCCTCCCGTCAAAGTTCTTCGTCGAGTGCACCACGCGCTGCAACCTGCGCTGCGCCATGTGCGTCAAGCAGACCAAAGGCTGCGAGATCATCGAAGCCGACATGCCATTGGCCATGTTCGAGCGTTTGCTTCCGGCCATGGCCCAAGCCGATGCGCTGGTGCTCAACGGCGTCGGTGAATCCCTGCTGCACCCGGAGCTTCCCCGCATGGTGGCGCTGGCTCGGCAAGCCATGCCGCAAAGCGGCTGGATCGGCTTCCAGTCAAACGGCCTGCTGCTCACGCGCGAGCGCGCCCAGGCCTTGCTGCTCGCCGGACTGGACAGGCTCTGCCTTTCCGTGGACTCCTGCTCGCCCGAAACCTTGCGCCAAGTGCGTGCAGGCGCTGAACTGAAAGGGCTGGAGCGGGCTCTGGCCGTACTGCGCGAGGCCCAAGCCGCCACGCGGCCGGAGGGGAGCAGACGTTTCGAGGCCGGAGTGGAGGTCGTCGTGAGCGACGAAACCCTGGACGGCCTGCCGGAGTTGATCGAGTGGGTCGCGGATCGCGGGGCGTCCTTCGTGTTGGCCAGCCAGTTGCTTCCGTATGACCGTAGCGCCGCCAAGGGTTCATTGTTCGGCGCGAGCCCGGACGCGTGCCTGGATTTCTTCGCGCCGTGGCGATCCAAGGCGATCGAGCAGGGCCTGGATCTGTCGCGCTTCCTGGCCGCCTATTTTACTTTCCTGCGCAGCGAGCAGGACGTGCGCCTCATCCGCTTCGTGGAGGCCATGGCCGCCGAAGCAGAGCGCAAAGGCATTCCGCTACACCTGCCCAATCTCGTGATCGAGGACCTTGGCAAGCTCGACCGCGTGCGCGAAACATTCGCCCGGGCCGAACAGGCCGCGGTCCGGCGCGGCCTGCGCCTGACCTTGCCCGCGGTCTCGCCCAGGCTGGACCGGCGTTGCGACTTCATGGAGGACGGCGGCGTGTTCATCACGGCCTCGGGCGACGTCACGCCATGCTACTTCCTGTGGCACGGCTACTCCTGTTTCCTGGACGGCGCGCTGAAGCGCGTGCGGCCCAAGATATTCGGCAACGTGCGCGAGCGCGAATTGCAGGACATCTGGAATGGGCGGGAGTTTCAGGCCTTCCGGCGCGAGGTGCTTGAATACGCCTATCCGCACTGCGGCAGTTGCACCGCCGCGCCCTGCGCCGACATCCTGGGCGAGCAGGCCTTCGAGTACGACTGCCATGGCGTGGAAGTGCCCTGCGGCCACTGTCCCTGGTGCTCCGGGGGCTTCCATTGTCTGTCCTGATGACCGCCCGACGACTGCCTGATGCCGCATAATGACCGCATGACGGCCCAGGAGAGGAGAGAAGAGGAGCGATGCAGGAATTACGTTATCTGAGCGGCGTGGCCAGCCTGGAGCTGAACCGTGACAAATGCGCAGGCTGCGGCATGTGCACCGTGGTCTGTCCGCATCGCGTGTTCGAATTCCGCGAGGGCAAGGCCGAGGCCGTGGATCGCGACGCATGCATGGAGTGCGGCGCCTGCGCCCTGAATTGCCCGACCGGCGCCATCCGCGTCAGCCCCGGCGTCGGCTGCGCCCAGGCCATCATCAAGGGCTGGCTCACGGGCGGGCCGCCGAACTGCGATTGCGGGTCGGACTGCTGCTAAGCCGCAGCCGAAACGGTCAGGTATTTCTTTGAGGCTCGCTACAGCTCATCTGCCGGGCTCGGCATTGTTCCGGCCGTTGCGCTCCTGTCCTGGGCGATTGGAGGCCAAGTATTTCTTCTCATAGTCCGTGTACTTGACCCCGAGCATGGCCATGGCCAGTTCCACGCACAGCTCGGCCGTGCCGTTGGCCTTGTCGAGCAGCGGATTGACCTCGATGATGTCGAAGCCGATGAGCTCCACGCCCGCTCCGATGGAGCGCATGATGAAGGATATCTCGCGGTGGGTCAGGCCGCCGCGCGTGGTGATGCCCGTGCCCGGCGCCACGCGCTTGTCCATGACGTCGGCGTCGAAGCTCACGTACACGCCGTTGGTGCCGCGGCTGACGACGTCCACGGCCTCCTGCATGACCCTGGCCAGGCCCCGGTTCTCGATGTCGAAGGTCGTGAACATACGGATGCCCATGCGTGTCAGGAATTTGCGCTCCTCGGGATCGATGTCCTTGGCGCCCACGATGCACACGTCCTCGGGCCGCACCTTGGGTGCGAAACCCAGGCAGTTCACCAACTCCGGCATGCCGTGACCAAGCGAGATGGCCAGGGGCATGCCGTGCACGTTGCCGCTGGGGCTCGTTTCGGGCGTATTGGCGTCGGGATGCGCATCGATCCAGATGAGGCCGATGCGGCCGCGAGCCTTGGCCGCTCCTGCCACGGAGCCGATGGCCGTGGAGTGATCGCCGCCCAGCACTATGGGCATATGCCCGTCCTCTATGGCCTTGGCCGTGAAGCGGGCCAGGGTTTCGGACGTGCGGATGATCTCGCGCAGCTTGGCCTGCTCGCGCTCGGCCGGAGACAGCGGGTCCAGGGAAAAGTTGCGCAGCACGTCGATGTCGCCGGCGTCGCGGTAGTCTATGCCCGCATAGCGCAAGGCTTCGAAAATGCCTGCGTAGCGCAGAGCAGTAGGGCCCATGTCAACGCCGAGCTTGCTGACTCCCAGATCCAGGGGCACGCCGATGACTTGCACGGATTTGTGATTGAGCATGGGGTGTCCTTACACGCCGTTCATGACGGATTCGGGTCGGACCGGCGGTGCAGCCGGAAAGGTTCGGAATCTGGAAACGTCGCTGATGTGCTCCAAGCCGCCCCGAAATGCAAGCCGGCGAGAAATGCCCGGCCGCGGCGATTGCCGAGCGCGAGGTTGTGCGTTATATTCCCGCGCTTCCAAGCCACGGCGACGCCAGACGCTTCGGCCGCGAAAGCGCCTTGCGCCGGGCGGATCGATCAGGTAAATCCCCTGCGTTCCCGCCTAGCGCCAACCTCTCACGACCAGCGAACGCCATGCCAAAACGCACCGATCTGAAAAAAATCATGCTCATCGGCTCCGGCCCCATCGTCATCGGACAAGGCTGCGAGTTCGACTATTCCGGCACCCAGGCCGTCAAGGCCCTCAAAGAAGAGGGCTACGAGGTCGTGCTGGTCAACTCCAACCCGGCCACCATCATGACCGATCCGGAGTTGGCCGATCGCACCTACATCGAGCCGATCACGCCCGAAGTAGTGGCCAAGATCATCGAAAAAGAGCGTCCCGACGCGCTGCTGCCCACACTGGGCGGCCAGACCGGCTTGAACACGGCCTTGGCCGTGGCCGAGTCCGGCGTATTGGACCAGTTCGGCGTGGAGCTCATCGGCGCCAGCCAGGTAGCCATCCGCAAGGCCGAGAGTCGCCAGGAGTTCCGCGAGGCCATGGCGCGCATCGGCCTCAAGGTCCCGGAGAGCGGCATCGCCCGCAATATGGACGATGTGCGCGAGTGGGGCCAGAAGATAGCCTTCCCCATCATCGTTCGCCCGGCCTTCACTCTGGGCGGCACGGGCGGCGGCGTGGCCTACAACATGGAAGACCTGGAAGCCATCGCGGGCCGCGGCCTGGACGCCAGCGTCAAAAGCGAGGTCATGCTGGAGCAGTCCGTGCTCGGCTGGAAGGAGTACGAGCTGGAGGTCATGTGCGATACCGCCGGCAACGGCGTGATCATCTGCTCCATCGAGAACCTTGACCCCATGGGCGTGCACACGGGTGATTCCATCACCGTGGCCCCGGCCCAGACGCTGACCGACGACGAATACCAGAAGATGCGCGACGCGGCCCTGGCCATCATGCGCGAGATCGGCGTGTCCACGGGCGGCTCCAACGTACAGTTCGCCGTGAACCCGGCCGACGGCGATTTGGTCATCATCGAGATGAACCCGCGCGTGAGCCGTTCCTCGGCCCTGGCCTCCAAGGCGACCGGATTCCCCATCGCCAAGATCGCGGCCAAGCTCGCCGTGGGCTACACTCTGGACGAGATTCCCAACGATATCACGCGCGAGACCATGGCTTCCTTCGAGCCGACCATCGACTACTGCGTGGTCAAGATCCCGCGTTTCACCTTCGAGAAGTTTCCCGGCGCCGAGGACTACCTGACCACGGCCATGAAGAGCGTGGGCGAGACCATGGCCATCGGCCGCACCTTCAAGGAGGCACTGCAGAAAGGCATGCGCTCCCTGGAAACGGGCCTGTCCGGCCTGGGCAGCGAATTCGGCCCGCCCGAGTGCGACCTCGACACCCTGGCCGCGTCCCTACGCAAGCCCAACTCCAAGCGGCTGCTATCCGTGCGTCAGGCCATGCGTTGCGGCTTGTCCAACGAGGACATTTTCGACCTGACGGCCATCGACCCCTGGTTCCTGCGCCAGATCCGCGAGATCGTGGACGCCGAGGAGGAACTCAGGGAGTTCGGCCTGCACGAGTCCATTTCCCCCGACAACGCCAAGCTGCCGGCCACACTGGGGAAGGCCAAGACCCTGGGCTTCTCCGACCCGCAGCTGGCGGCCCTGTGGAAGCGCACACCCAAGGACGTGCGCGACCTGCGCAAGGCCCTTGGCGTCAAGCCGACGTACTATCTCGTGGACACCTGCGCCGCCGAGTTCGAGGCCTACACTCCCTACTATTATTCGACTTATGAAAAGGGCAGCGAGATGCAGCCCGGCAACAAGCGCAAGGTGGTCATCCTAGGCGGCGGCCCCAACCGCATCGGCCAGGGCATCGAGTTCGACTACTGCTGCTGCCACTGCTCCTTCGCCCTCAAGGAGCTTGGAGTTGAGTCCATCATGGTCAACTCCAACCCCGAGACGGTCTCCACGGACTACGACACCTCCACGCGCCTCTACTTCGAGCCGCTGACCCTGGAGGACGTGCTCAACATCATCGACCTGGAGCAGCCTGAGGGCGTGGTCGTGCAGTTCGGCGGGCAGACTCCGCTGAACCTGGCCGTGCCGCTTCTGCGCAACGGCGTGAAGATTCTGGGCACCAGCCCGGATTCCATCGACCGCGCCGAGGATCGCGAGCGCTTTCAGGCCCTGCTCAACAAGCTGGATCTCAAACAGCCGCCCAACGCCACGGCCTTCAGCGAGGGCGAGGCTCTGATCAAGGCCCAAAAGATCGGCTACCCCGTGGTCGTGCGGCCGTCCTATGTGCTCGGCGGCCGGGCCATGGCCATCATCTACTCGCCCGAGGAGTTGTCGGCCTACTTCAAGAAGGAAGTCCTGGTCGCGCCCGAGCATCCCATCCTGGTGGACCAGTTCCTGGAGAACGCCATCGAGGTGGACGTGGACGCCCTGTCCGACGGCACGGATACCTACGTGGCCGGTATCATGGAGCACATCGAGGAGGCCGGCATCCACTCCGGCGACTCGGCCTGCGTCATTCCGCCGCACACGATCAGCAAGGAACTGCAGGCCGAGATCGAGCGCCAGACCATCGCCCTGGCCCAGGAGCTGGGCGTGGTGGGCCTTATGAACATCCAGTTCGCCATCAAGGACGACGTGGTCTTCATCCTGGAGGTCAACCCGCGCGCCTCGCGCACCGCGCCCTTCGTGTCCAAGGCCACGGGCGTGCCGCTGCCCAGGTTGGCCACGCAGATCATGCTCGGTGCGAGCCTCAAGGAGCTTGACCCCTGGTCCATGCGCAAGGGCGGCTACGTGTCGGTCAAGGAGAGCGTATTTCCCTTCGGCCGTTTCCCCAATGTGGACGTCCTGCTCGGACCCGAGATGCGCTCCACCGGCGAAGTCATGGGCATCGACAGGAGTTTCGGCCTGGCCTTCGCCAAGAGCCAGTTCGCCGCCGGACAGAAGCTGCCCACGAACGGCGCGGTGTTCATCTCGGTCAACGACCGGGACAAGGAGGCCATCGTGCCCGCGGCCACGACCTTCCGCGACATGGGCTTCAAGGTCCTGGCCACCGCGGGCACGGCCAAGGTCCTGCGCGAATACGGCATCCAGGCCGAGACCGTGCTCAAGGTCTATGAGGGCCGTCCGAACATCGTGGATCTCATCAAGAACAAGCAGGTCCAACTGGTCATCAATACGGCCTCGGGCAAGAAGACCGTGCAGGATTCCAAGGAACTGCGCCAGGCCACGCTCCTGTACGGCATTCCGTACACCACGACCATCTCCGGCGCGGCCGCCGTGGCCCAGGCGGTGCAGGAGTTGCGCAAGAGCGAGCTTGGCGTGCGTAGCCTGCAGGAGTATTACCAAGCGTAGCCGCTGTTCATCGCAAAAGGTAAAATGCCTTCGGCGGCCGGGGGAGCGAGCGCTCCCTCGGCCCCATGTGATTTTATAGAATACGGAGGGCAGGGAGCACATGTTCCTGCTAAAGATCACCGGAGCCCTGCTCCTCCTGTACATCGCCGTATCGGTCCTTATGTATGCGGCGGACTACTTCGCCGGCCGGCGCAGCCTGGAAGGCATAAGGATCGAGATTCGTCGGAAGTTACGGCGGGCGATGTGGGTATATCTCGGACTGACGGCCATTGCGTTTATCTGGAATCTGCTCATGCGCGAGGGGCGAAGCTAGAGTCGAGTCTGCCCGCCTGACTCCGCTGGCAGTTTTGTTTGTTTTAAACAGGGCGAGTTTCCTGCTCATGAAGCAGCGCAGGGATTTTCAATGAAGCGTGAATACTGCGGACTCTTCGGCATCTACGGCCACACCGAGGCCGCGCGCATGGCTTATTTCGGCCTTTACGCCATGCAGCACAGAGGCCAGGAATCCGCCGGCATCGTGACCTGGGACGGGACTCTCATCCGCGAGCAGAAGGGCATGGGCCTGGTGGCCGACGTGTTCAACGAGCGCCATCTGGGCAAGGAGCTCAAGGGCAACATCGCCGTTGGTCATGTGCGCTACTCCACCACGGGCGCGTCGCTTTTACGCAACGCACAGCCGTTCCTTGTGCGCTTCGGCAACCGCCATGTGGCCATAGCGCACAACGGCAACCTCGTGAACACCATGGAGCTGCGCAAGGAACTGGAAAACTCCGGCTCCATCTTCCAGACGACCATGGACAGCGAGGTCTTCGTGCACCTCATGGCCCGCTACCTGAACTCGCACGGGTCCCTCGAAAAGGCCGTTGCCATGGCCTGCTCCAAGGTCAAGGGCTCCTACTCGCTGCTCATCCTGGTTGACGACAAGCTCATCGCCGTGCGCGATCCGCACGGCTTCCGGCCGCTGTCCCTGGGCCGCGTGGCCGACTCCTACGTCATCGCTTCCGAGACCTGCGCCTTCGACTTGCTGGAGGCCGAGTACCTGCGCGAGATCAAGCCCGGCGAGATGCTGGTCATCGAGAACAAGTGCGTGCGCTCCTTGTCCCTGGCGGAGACCGAGCCCAAGCGCCAGTGCATCTTTGAACTCATCTACTTCGCCCGGCCCGACTCCCTGGTCTTCGGCGAAGTGGTCTATGAAAAGCGCAAGCTCATGGGCTGCATCCTGGCCAAGGAAGCGCCCGTGGACGCCGATTTCGTCATGCCTTTCCCGGATTCGGGCAACTATGCGTCCATCGGCTATTCCCAGTGCTCGGGCCTGCCGCTGGAACTGTGCATGATCCGCAACCATTATGTCGGCCGCACGTTCATCCAGCCCTCGCAGGACATGCGCGACTTCAGCGTGCGCATCAAGCTGAATCCCGTGCGCAGCATGATCAAGGGCAAGCGCATCCTCATCGTCGAGGACTCCATCGTGCGCGGTACGACCATTCGCACGCGCGTTAAGAAATTGCGCGAGCTGGGCGCGCGCGAGATCCACATGCGCGTGTCCTGCCCGCCCATTACGAATCCGTGCTTCTACGGCATCGACTTTTCCTCCAAGGGCGAGCTCATCGCGGCCAACAACAAGGTCGAGGACATTGCCCGTTTCATCGGCCTGGACAGCCTGCACTACCTGACCATCCCCGGCCTCATGGAGTCCGTGGGCCACAAGGACGATTACTGCAAGGCCTGTTTCGACGGCAATTATCCCATCGATCCGGCTCCGGGCGCGTGCAAGCTGTGCCTGGAGGACGATGTGGCCCTGTCCTGGTAGAGCGGAGACTGTTTAGGCATGAACGATCCTATCGCCAAGCGTGACTGGCTGGCCCTGGCCAAGGAAGTCCTGGATATCGAGATCGAGGGGCTGTCGCAGGTCCGGGACGGCCTGGACGAGAGTTTTGCCCTGGCCGTGGAGATGCTGGCGGCCTGCCATGGCCGAGTCATCGTCTCGGGTCTGGGCAAGTCCGGCCTCGTGGGCCGCAAGATCGCGGCCACCATGTCCAGCACGGGCACGGCCGCCGCGTTTCTGCATCCGGTTGAAGGCGCGCACGGCGACCTGGGCATGATCCGTCCCGGCGACGTAGTGCTGGCCTTGTCCAACTCCGGCGAGACCGACGAACTAAACGCCATTGTGCCCAGCCTGAAGGCCATGGGCGCACAGGTCGTGGCCATCACCGGCAACCGCGACTCCACACTGGGACGGCTGGCCGATGTGGTCGTGCAGGCCAAGGTTGCGCGCGAGGCCTGCCCCCTGAATCTGGCTCCCACTGCAAGCACCACGGCAACTCTGGCCGTGGGCGATGCCTTGGCCGTGTGTCTGCTGCAATGCAAGCCCTTTACCGAGGCGGATTTTCGCATGTGCCATCCCGGCGGCGCGCTGGGGCAACGCCTGTCCCGCAAGGTCGGCGACATGATGCACACGCGCAACCTGCCCGTGGTGGGCGCAGGCTCGGACCTGGGCGCGGCAATGGCCGAACTCAACCGCGGCCGGCTGGGCATGGTGGCAGTGGTGGACCGCCAGGGGCGTTTGCAGGGTATTTTCGTGGACGGCGACGTGCGCCGTCTGGCCATGAGCAATGGTCTGGACATGCATCGTGCCGTGGCCGAAGTCATGGTCAAATCGCCCAAGACTTTGCGCCCTGAAGGCAAGGCAGCCGAAGCCATGGACATCATGGAAGCACACCAGATCACCGTGCTGCCCGTGGTGGACGACACCGGAGTGCTGCTAGGCATGCTCCACCTGCACGACCTGCTGGGCAAGGGCCGGCTCAGGTTCGCGACTTAGAGCATTTTGCTTTTGAAAATGCTCTGCAAGCCATGCGTCGGCATGGCTTGCCGCTAGCTTCGGCGTAGGCGCAATTCACTTGCGCCGTCAACGCCGGAGCGGGCGTCTTAAGAGGAATCTGCTCAAGATCCTCTGACACAAGAATCGGGAAGGGCATTGGCTCACCGGCAATTCCCGCGAGGATCATCTTTCAGCTAGAGGTCAATTGAGCCTAGCTGCGCCTATCCCACCTCTGCTTGACTGAAGGTCCGAGGCCCATGCCCATTGGGCTGAAGGCCGAGTTGTCCGACTTTGCTTTGAAGAATCCACCAGGAAAAAGTGCTCGCGCCTACTTGGAACACTCTCGCTATCGAGACGCGTTCTCGTCCGTCGCACGAGCCGTCAGGGCTCTCCGCCTTAGAGCATTTTGCTTTTGAAAATGCTCTGCAAGCCATGCGTCGGCATGGCTTGCCGCCGCGTAGGCGTAGGCGCAATTCACTTGCGCCGTCAATGCCGGAGCGGGCGTCTTAAAAGCAATCTGCTCTAGTTCTTATTTCCTCTGATGCTATTGCCAGACAGCACACCAATCATGCCTGCTCATTTGCAAAACGGTGTCGTTCAGACGGAGCAGTCATGCCGCGCGGTCCTGCCAACTTCTGATCCGGGTTTTGCCGCGTTATGTGGTACCCAGCCTTGAACGTTCCCGTCAGCCAAGCACATAGCTCCAAGTCTGGACCGTAAAATAGCCTGAACGCCCAGCCTTGCGGTGTTTCCTTGACTCAGGACACCATGCGTCTGATGTGGCCATGCGATGGCGTGCCCGTATTGCATGCGCGGCCTGGTTGACTGCACTGGCTCCTGCGCGGTTACGGCCGAAGCTCCCCGGCGTGACCAATCCACATGGCTCGACGTGGTATGACTATGGCAGCCCTGCAGGAGATGTCTAGTTGTCAGTAGAGACGGTCATGCGTTCGAAAATCGTCAGCGAAACGAGATTGAGCTCAAGTAACCAGTAACGCGACTGTCGAGGCTGTATTGTAAATGCATGCGGAATTTGAACGGGCTGAGGCTTACTAAGCTAGTAGCAGCGCAATGGTAAAAAAGTCTTTGACACGTAGTTGAACCATGGTAGGTGATGGCGAAATACAACGGAGGCTGCCTTAATGGATGAGTACCTGAAGGAAGCATTGGAGATAGTCAAAGCACAGGCGAGCGTGAGAAACATGACCGAGGAAGAGATCACTTCCATGGTCATGAAGCTAGCAGAAGGCATCAGGAACGTTGGCGATGGTTTCATGGAAACTGAAGGCAACGGTAATGGCGAACCTCAGGAGGCAGTCACGGATCCCAAGAAGGCCGTGCGCGATAAGTCCATCACATGCCTCGAATGCGGCTGCTCTTTTAAGACGTTGACTAAGCGGCATTTGATCAAATACGGGCTGACACCTGATGAATATCGAGACAAGTGGGGCTACCCGCATAACATGCCGCTGGTATGTAAGAGCCTGCAGCGTGAACGTCGCAAGAAGATGAAGGAAATGCGGTTGTGGGAGAGGCGTGCCAAGAAGTAGCCGCGCAAGAAGGAAGCCGTGAATGGCTTCCCCTTGGGTCCCTGGGGTGTCGTTCGACTGGATGTAGCCCTGGTTGACGCGTTGAGCGCGCATTGGATGCGCCTGGGCAGTTTTTTGAAAAGTCTGCCCTTTGTCTTTCCAACTCCATAGTAATCGAACAAAGCCTAAGTATTACTCTGAATGGTCTTCATTTTCATGTGGGCAGGCTTTCCTGGCCCGCATGGTCGTTTTCCCTTGCTGGTTAGGGTGCGGGATGGCGTGAGTTGTGTTCATGTCGATTCAGATGTCGAGGAACTCCCGGATTTTTTGCATATCCAGGCTTGCGCGTACTGTAGCAGCCAATCTGTCCAAAGCAGGTTCGATGTCGTAGCGCGTGTCGGAGCTGGTCAGCGGCGGCAGGCCCTTGCGTCCGCGCAAGTCGTTCAGGAAGGCGCGCCGGAATCCGTCAGCGTCGAACACCCCGTGCAGATACGTCCCCCAGACCAAACCATCTCCACGCCCCAGCCCAAGCACTGTTCCATCCGTTGCCGTGATGGCCGGGACGCATCCGCCGTCGCCTGCCTCGGTGCGGCCGTGGTGGATCTCGTAGCCGCGCACTGCTTGGCGGCTGGACACATGCGTGCCGTTGACCTGGGTCAGGATCTTGTTCGCCAGCAGTTCCGTGCGCAGCGGCAGCAATCCAAGCCCTGCTTCCACGGCGCCTGCTTCGCGCTCCAGGCCAAGCGGGTCGCGCACCTCGGTCCCGAGCATCTGGTATCCACCGCATAGGCCTACGATGACGCTTCTGCCGGCCAGAGCCCGAACGGCTTCGGCCAGGCCGTTGGCGCGCAGGAAGGCCAAATCCCCCGGCGTGTTCTTGCTGCCGGGCAGGATGATGGCGTCTGGTCTGCCTAACATATCAGGGGTCCGTACCAGCCGTACGGCCACGTCGGGCTCCAGGCCCAGGGCGTCCAGGTCCGTGAAGTTGGACACGTGCGGCAGGTCGATGACCGCGATATCCAGCTCGCGCGGGCCTTCGGGCGGACGCAGGCACTGGCCGGACTTGAAGCTCACCGAGTCCTCCTCGGGCAGGCCATGGTCCTTGATGTACGGCACAACGCCGAGCACGGACCGCCCCGTGGATTCGAGCAGCCAGTCGTTGGCCGGAGCCAGCAGCGAGGCGTCGCCCCGGAACTTGTTGAGCACATAGCCCTTGACCAGTCCGCGCTCCCATTCCTCCAGGCAGTCCATGGTCCCGGCCAGGGAAGCGTAAGCTCCGCCTCGGTCGATGTCCGCAACCAGCAGCACGGCTGCTCCCGCATGGCGGGCCATGGCCATGTTCACGATGTCGTGGTGCTTGAGATTGACCTCTGCCGGACTGCCAGCGCCTTCCAGGACCATGATCCCCGCTTCGGCGGACAGGGCGTCATAGGCCTGTCGCGCGGCCTCCCAGGCCTTGGGTTTGTAGGCCACGTACTGGGCCACACGCATGTTGCCCACGGGCTTGCCCATGACGATGACCTGCGAGCCCGTGTCCGAGCAGGGCTTGAGCAGCACCGGGTTCATTCGCGCGTCGGGCGGCAGGCGGCAGGCTTGAGCCTGCAGGGCCTGGGCTCGGCCGATCTCGCAGCCTGCGGGCGTGACGAAGGAGTTGAGGGACATATTCTGGGCTTTGAACGGAGCGGGCGACAGACCGTCCTGCAGAAAGATGCGGCACAGGGCTGCCACGAGCAAGGACTTGCCCGCATTGGAGCTGGCGCCCTGGACCATGATGGCCGGTGTGCGGCGCTTGGTCCTGGTTGCATTGACGCCCACGAATCCGGCCAGGGCCTGGATCAGGCGCGCATTGTCCTCCTCGCTACGCACGGCCACACGGAAATAGCGGCCGTCCAGGCTGGGAAAGGTGTGGCAGCGCCGTATGGCGACCCTGGTCCGCAGGCAATGCTCAAAGGCGTCCTGCGCGCTCAGGCCGGGCTTGTCCACGCGACAGAGCAGGAAGTTGGCTTCGCCGGGGAAGACCGTCAGGCCGGGCAAAGACGAGAGTCTGGCAAACAGGGCCTGCCGCAGGGCCGTGGACTTTTCCAGGCTGCGTCGAGCGTAGTCCTCGTCCGTCAGGGCGCGGGTGCCTACGGCCAGGGCCAAGCTGTTGACCGACCAAGGCGGCAGCCGCTCGCGCAGTTTGGCGGCCAGCTCCGGTTCGGCCATGGCCA containing:
- a CDS encoding radical SAM/SPASM domain-containing protein — its product is MTQAFPDHEAVAPAFRRLPSKFFVECTTRCNLRCAMCVKQTKGCEIIEADMPLAMFERLLPAMAQADALVLNGVGESLLHPELPRMVALARQAMPQSGWIGFQSNGLLLTRERAQALLLAGLDRLCLSVDSCSPETLRQVRAGAELKGLERALAVLREAQAATRPEGSRRFEAGVEVVVSDETLDGLPELIEWVADRGASFVLASQLLPYDRSAAKGSLFGASPDACLDFFAPWRSKAIEQGLDLSRFLAAYFTFLRSEQDVRLIRFVEAMAAEAERKGIPLHLPNLVIEDLGKLDRVRETFARAEQAAVRRGLRLTLPAVSPRLDRRCDFMEDGGVFITASGDVTPCYFLWHGYSCFLDGALKRVRPKIFGNVRERELQDIWNGREFQAFRREVLEYAYPHCGSCTAAPCADILGEQAFEYDCHGVEVPCGHCPWCSGGFHCLS
- the hgcB gene encoding mercury methylation ferredoxin HgcB, with product MQELRYLSGVASLELNRDKCAGCGMCTVVCPHRVFEFREGKAEAVDRDACMECGACALNCPTGAIRVSPGVGCAQAIIKGWLTGGPPNCDCGSDCC
- the rocF gene encoding arginase, with the translated sequence MLNHKSVQVIGVPLDLGVSKLGVDMGPTALRYAGIFEALRYAGIDYRDAGDIDVLRNFSLDPLSPAEREQAKLREIIRTSETLARFTAKAIEDGHMPIVLGGDHSTAIGSVAGAAKARGRIGLIWIDAHPDANTPETSPSGNVHGMPLAISLGHGMPELVNCLGFAPKVRPEDVCIVGAKDIDPEERKFLTRMGIRMFTTFDIENRGLARVMQEAVDVVSRGTNGVYVSFDADVMDKRVAPGTGITTRGGLTHREISFIMRSIGAGVELIGFDIIEVNPLLDKANGTAELCVELAMAMLGVKYTDYEKKYLASNRPGQERNGRNNAEPGR
- the carB gene encoding carbamoyl-phosphate synthase large subunit, producing MPKRTDLKKIMLIGSGPIVIGQGCEFDYSGTQAVKALKEEGYEVVLVNSNPATIMTDPELADRTYIEPITPEVVAKIIEKERPDALLPTLGGQTGLNTALAVAESGVLDQFGVELIGASQVAIRKAESRQEFREAMARIGLKVPESGIARNMDDVREWGQKIAFPIIVRPAFTLGGTGGGVAYNMEDLEAIAGRGLDASVKSEVMLEQSVLGWKEYELEVMCDTAGNGVIICSIENLDPMGVHTGDSITVAPAQTLTDDEYQKMRDAALAIMREIGVSTGGSNVQFAVNPADGDLVIIEMNPRVSRSSALASKATGFPIAKIAAKLAVGYTLDEIPNDITRETMASFEPTIDYCVVKIPRFTFEKFPGAEDYLTTAMKSVGETMAIGRTFKEALQKGMRSLETGLSGLGSEFGPPECDLDTLAASLRKPNSKRLLSVRQAMRCGLSNEDIFDLTAIDPWFLRQIREIVDAEEELREFGLHESISPDNAKLPATLGKAKTLGFSDPQLAALWKRTPKDVRDLRKALGVKPTYYLVDTCAAEFEAYTPYYYSTYEKGSEMQPGNKRKVVILGGGPNRIGQGIEFDYCCCHCSFALKELGVESIMVNSNPETVSTDYDTSTRLYFEPLTLEDVLNIIDLEQPEGVVVQFGGQTPLNLAVPLLRNGVKILGTSPDSIDRAEDRERFQALLNKLDLKQPPNATAFSEGEALIKAQKIGYPVVVRPSYVLGGRAMAIIYSPEELSAYFKKEVLVAPEHPILVDQFLENAIEVDVDALSDGTDTYVAGIMEHIEEAGIHSGDSACVIPPHTISKELQAEIERQTIALAQELGVVGLMNIQFAIKDDVVFILEVNPRASRTAPFVSKATGVPLPRLATQIMLGASLKELDPWSMRKGGYVSVKESVFPFGRFPNVDVLLGPEMRSTGEVMGIDRSFGLAFAKSQFAAGQKLPTNGAVFISVNDRDKEAIVPAATTFRDMGFKVLATAGTAKVLREYGIQAETVLKVYEGRPNIVDLIKNKQVQLVINTASGKKTVQDSKELRQATLLYGIPYTTTISGAAAVAQAVQELRKSELGVRSLQEYYQA
- the purF gene encoding amidophosphoribosyltransferase, with product MKREYCGLFGIYGHTEAARMAYFGLYAMQHRGQESAGIVTWDGTLIREQKGMGLVADVFNERHLGKELKGNIAVGHVRYSTTGASLLRNAQPFLVRFGNRHVAIAHNGNLVNTMELRKELENSGSIFQTTMDSEVFVHLMARYLNSHGSLEKAVAMACSKVKGSYSLLILVDDKLIAVRDPHGFRPLSLGRVADSYVIASETCAFDLLEAEYLREIKPGEMLVIENKCVRSLSLAETEPKRQCIFELIYFARPDSLVFGEVVYEKRKLMGCILAKEAPVDADFVMPFPDSGNYASIGYSQCSGLPLELCMIRNHYVGRTFIQPSQDMRDFSVRIKLNPVRSMIKGKRILIVEDSIVRGTTIRTRVKKLRELGAREIHMRVSCPPITNPCFYGIDFSSKGELIAANNKVEDIARFIGLDSLHYLTIPGLMESVGHKDDYCKACFDGNYPIDPAPGACKLCLEDDVALSW
- a CDS encoding KpsF/GutQ family sugar-phosphate isomerase; the protein is MNDPIAKRDWLALAKEVLDIEIEGLSQVRDGLDESFALAVEMLAACHGRVIVSGLGKSGLVGRKIAATMSSTGTAAAFLHPVEGAHGDLGMIRPGDVVLALSNSGETDELNAIVPSLKAMGAQVVAITGNRDSTLGRLADVVVQAKVAREACPLNLAPTASTTATLAVGDALAVCLLQCKPFTEADFRMCHPGGALGQRLSRKVGDMMHTRNLPVVGAGSDLGAAMAELNRGRLGMVAVVDRQGRLQGIFVDGDVRRLAMSNGLDMHRAVAEVMVKSPKTLRPEGKAAEAMDIMEAHQITVLPVVDDTGVLLGMLHLHDLLGKGRLRFAT